The Pukyongia salina genome segment TTACGGATCTCGTCTGGGCTCCCCAAAACACTTTCCAGAGTGATCGTTAGCGTACCCATTTTTTGGTTGGAGAATGGCGAAATACCCTGCAAACTAGAAATTGGCTGAGGAGGGTTGGTATCCATGTTGGGGGAAGTATAATCGGTGCCACTGTCGGTTCCCGCGTCGTAAGGATATAGGTCCATACTTATACTGGGTTTCCAGTCGCCGTTCCCGTCCAGTAATTCCACACTGTTTACTGCCACCATCCAATCGGGGCTGGGAGCGATCATAGAAACCAGCGTTAATAATGGATAAGATTCATTGGTGACCACATTCTCAATATTGATCTGGCCCGTGCTGGTGCCCAGGTTATCGCCATCGATCAAACTGTTGGCAGTACCTGCGGTGATAGCACTGTCTACTTCAGAAAAAAATACCGAATTACTCCCTAATTCTGCAACATCTTCAATCCCTGCACTTGCCAAGGCACCCATCTCAAGAAATACAACCTGATCGTTGTGCGTGGCACCCACCAACTTCGAATAATGGGCAGAGGCCGGAAAATTATTGGTAGGATGAGGATGGGTAGCCTGAGACCAGGTACTGGTATAATTAATAGAATAAGTAGCTTCAGATTGTGCGAAACTGAAACCACATGTACTAAGAGTAGCGAGGATGGATAATAGGAGTAATTTCTTTTTCATGTCTAAATTTTATGTAATATCGGTCGAAAGAACGAATAAAACCTCACAAAAAATATTAATTTTATGCAATGATCGAAGCGCTCTACCTTTTCTCTTTGGCAACCGTAGCGCTTGCTATTTCTCCCGGACCCGATAATATTTATGTCCTTACACAATCCCTCACAAATGGTGCCAAGAGTGGAATTGCTACAACAGCAGGTTTAATTAGTGGATGTATTGTACATACTACCCTTTTGGCATTTGGTGTATCTGTGATTATCACAACTTCCCCCATATTGTTTTATACCATAAAGATCTTTGGGGCTTGTTACTTGTTATATCTGGGATGGAAAGTTTACAGAAGTGATCACCGGCTTGCATTAGACGCGAAAGCTCCTAAAAAAACGTATCGCGAATTATTTATCCAAGGAGTGATCATGAACCTGGTCAACCCAAAAGTGCTCATATTCTTTCTAGCTTTTTTTCCGGCTTTTCTATGGGACGAATCCGGTAATACGGTGATTCAGTTTTATATTCTCGGACTCACATTTATGTTCATTTCTTTTCTGGTATTTAGTAGTATTGCATTATTGGCCGGTGGGATCTCCTCGTATTTACTCACTCATAAGAATACCGGATTTGTGTTGAAATGGCTACAAATACTGGTTTTTACAGGTATTGCGGTATATATTTTACTACCGGAAAAATAGTGGCAGGTACCGCTTAAAACTTTTATCTTTACGTAATGCAACAGGTGAAACTTATCGAATGTCCACGGGATGCTATGCAAGGCATAAAAGATTGGATTCCCACCGAGAATAAGATACAATACATTCAAAGTTTATTGCGCTGTGGATTCGATACCATCGACTTCGGAAGTTTTGTTTCTCCCAAGGCTATCCCACAAATGGTGGATACCGCCGATGTTTTGGCGAGCCTGGATCTATCCACAACCGAAAGTAAATTACTGGCAATTGTGGCTAATGTAAGAGGGGCAGAGGACGCGGTACAATACGAACAAATAGATTATCTGGGTTACCCTTTTTCAATTTCCGAGAATTTCCAAATGCGGAATACGCATAAGACCATTGCCCAATCCATCGAAGTATTAAAGCAGATCCTGGAATTGGCGAAAGACCAAGGAAAACAAGTGGTCACCTATTTATCCATGGGCTTTGGTAATCCGTACGGAGATCCCTGGAACGTGGATATTGTGGGAGACTGGGCCTATAGAATGGCCGAATTGGGAGTGGAAACCTTATCTCTAAGTGATACGGTAGGAACATCTACTGCCGAGGTTATAGATTACTTGTACTCTAATCTCATACCCAAGTATCCTGAGATCGAGTTTGGGGCGCATTTACATACCATCCCAGATCGTTGGCACGAAAAGATACATGCGGCTTTCGAAGCTGGTTGCAGGCGTTTTGATGGTGCTATACAGGGATTTGGTGGTTGCCCGATGGCGAAGGATGAGCTAACAGGAAATATGCCTACAGAAAAAATGCTGAGTTACTTCACAGCCAATAAGGTAGATACCAATATCAACACTATGTCTTTTGAAAGTGCCCATAACGAGGCTACTAAAATATTCTCAAAATATCACTAATATGATCTTAAGAGCGATTACAGTTTTTTCTATTAGTCTTATCCTCATCTCCTGTGGGTCTGGTAGGCAAACTACATCTCAACCAAGAGAAGATGGAATTATTACCCTGAAATTTATCCAACTAAACGACGTATATGAGATCGCCCCGCTTGGCGGTGGTAAATATGGTGGGATGGCAAGGGTTGCCCACGTGGTCGATTCGATACGGGAGATACATCCCAACACCTATTTATATATGGCAGGTGATTTTTTAAATCCCTCCTTGTTGGGCACCATTAAATATAATGGAGAGCGAATTAGAGGGAAGCAGATGATAGAAGTAATGAATGCTATGAATTTTGACATGGTTACTTTTGGGAATCATGAATTTGACCTGGATAGGGAGGATCTTCAGAAAAGATTGGACGAATCTAATTTTAGCTGGATCTCATCCAATGTGAAGGAGATCA includes the following:
- a CDS encoding LysE family translocator, coding for MIEALYLFSLATVALAISPGPDNIYVLTQSLTNGAKSGIATTAGLISGCIVHTTLLAFGVSVIITTSPILFYTIKIFGACYLLYLGWKVYRSDHRLALDAKAPKKTYRELFIQGVIMNLVNPKVLIFFLAFFPAFLWDESGNTVIQFYILGLTFMFISFLVFSSIALLAGGISSYLLTHKNTGFVLKWLQILVFTGIAVYILLPEK
- a CDS encoding T9SS type A sorting domain-containing protein, with the translated sequence MKKKLLLLSILATLSTCGFSFAQSEATYSINYTSTWSQATHPHPTNNFPASAHYSKLVGATHNDQVVFLEMGALASAGIEDVAELGSNSVFFSEVDSAITAGTANSLIDGDNLGTSTGQINIENVVTNESYPLLTLVSMIAPSPDWMVAVNSVELLDGNGDWKPSISMDLYPYDAGTDSGTDYTSPNMDTNPPQPISSLQGISPFSNQKMGTLTITLESVLGSPDEIRNNLQLFPNPTNGNVNISSATTIQSIEIYNVLGAKVYGQKINSKRSNVDISSLNSGVYLFRIKNTDGSSVVKKVIKR
- a CDS encoding hydroxymethylglutaryl-CoA lyase, which produces MQQVKLIECPRDAMQGIKDWIPTENKIQYIQSLLRCGFDTIDFGSFVSPKAIPQMVDTADVLASLDLSTTESKLLAIVANVRGAEDAVQYEQIDYLGYPFSISENFQMRNTHKTIAQSIEVLKQILELAKDQGKQVVTYLSMGFGNPYGDPWNVDIVGDWAYRMAELGVETLSLSDTVGTSTAEVIDYLYSNLIPKYPEIEFGAHLHTIPDRWHEKIHAAFEAGCRRFDGAIQGFGGCPMAKDELTGNMPTEKMLSYFTANKVDTNINTMSFESAHNEATKIFSKYH